CCGACCATCCAGGAGGCTGTGTCCAAAGCGGTCGCCGACGGATGCAACGACATCCTGGCAATCCCCTATTACATCGCCGAGGGGCGCCTCACTTACGAGCTGATCCCCTCCAAGCTCGGCCTGGATACGGGAAGTTCGCGCGGTACCGCGCTTATAGACGGGAAAGAGGTGCGCATAAGGATGGCCACTGCATTCAATGCCGCACCTGCACTGACAGACATACTCGTGGACTGCATCGCAGACAACGGCGGGGACATGGATACCGGAATTCTCATTCTCGGACACGGATCGAGGGACCTGACCTCCTCCAACGAAGAGATCATCAGCCTCAACGCAAGACGCCTCAGATCAATTGGATACCGCCATGTGGCACATTCTTTCAATGAGTTCGTGGAACCTACCATCGCAGAAGCCCTGGAAGCTCTCGCCGGCGAGGGTGTTTCACGCATCATCACCGTCCCGCTGTTCATCGCCAACGGCGTACATCTCGGGGAAGAGATCCCCGAACAGCTCGGCATCCCGGCATATTCCGAGGGCGGAGAGATTGAGGTCGGAGGAAGGAAGATCTCGCTCGTCTATACCAAACCTGTCGAAGCGAATCCCCGTCTGACAGATATCATCGTCACAAAGGCAAGGGAGTTCCTGGGGGAGTGAACCTTTGAAGATCCTGGTCCTTGATACCGTACATGGGGCTGCGGCCATCTGCGAAGGCTACCTTGCCAAGGGGTACGAGGTCACAGCGGTCGATGTATACCATATCACTCCGGATGCCGAGCTCGGCCGTCTGGCTGCCTTGGGTGTGCGTATCGCTCCCGAGGCACCGGCTGAGCGTTTCGATATCATAACAATGCCCTGCCATTGCCCGGACGCATTCATGGGTAAGGCCACCTGCAATCGCAGGATGTTCTACTCGGAATCCGTCCATGACCTCATTACCGACACACGTTTTCGTATCGAGGTCACCGGGGTAAAAGGAAAGACCAGTACCTGTTACCTGCTGGCACATATTCTTTCGGCATGCGGTAAGAAGGTCTTCCTGCATACCTCCCGCGGACAAGGGGAGTACCGTGACGGAAAGCATTTCATATCCGCGCTGAAGAGCATCGCACCCCCTTCCCTGCTGTGTCTTCCGGAGGGCGATTACGATGCGATGGTCTGCGAGATCTCTCTCGGCGGTTCAGGCAAGGCCGACATCGCCTGCATTACCAACCTGGTGGAGGACTACGGTATTGCCAAGAACACCCGCAGGGCCCGCGACGGTAAGAAGGATGTCCTCTGCGACGGAGTCAACATAGTGCTGCCTTCCGAAAAGGGAATCTGGGAGGTATATGGCAAACCGCTCCGCTTGGAGTCTGCACACATCAGTCCCGCAGGGCCTGCCGTTCTGGGCGCACAGTTCCCGCTCAAAGTCAGATATCTGGGCAGGGAATACGATGTCTCCCTCCGCGGAGATTATCTTTCCATGCAGTACACCGAGGCAATGGATATGGCCCTCGAGGTCTGCGAAGCGATGGAACTCCCGGCAGAAAGCGTCATGGCTGCCCTGGCATCCTTCTCAGGGGTCCCCGGAAGGGGAGAGGTGAAGGTGGAGGGCGGGGTCCTGAAAATCCTTGACAGGAATCCCGGTATTTCGCATATGAGCGTGGAATTTCTGCTGTCCCGCCTCAAGCCTCTCGGCGTGCTTAGGGACGCCGTTCTGCTGGTGGACCCCGTCAGCAAGAAGGTATGCGATAAGATGGACAAGGATTTCATTTCGGACGTGGCCGCCAAGTACGGGGTTTCGATGGAAATTTTGGATAACGGAGAGATCAAGCCTGAGTACATCGAGGGCAAGAAGACCGTAATTCATCTGATCAAAGAGGGTTATCAGTGACCGTGGTGATGCATCCCCGCCCCAATCCCATCGTGGCAGCCATGTACACCCTGCGCGACATGGACGTGGATGTCATCGTGACCCATGGGCCGGCCGGATGCTGTTTCATGGCATCGCGTCCGCTTGAAAACGCCGGCGTCAGAGTCGTGACGTCAGCGCTCAAGGATAATGACCTGATATTCGGAGGGGCGGATCCTCTGGTACGTACAGCCGAAGAGGCGATACAGAGATTCCATCCCCGTACCATGGCCGTTGTAGGTACATGTGCCAGCACGATTATAGGCGATGATGTTGCCGCAGCCATCCGCAGGGTGGACAAGGGAGACTGCAACCTCTTCAATGTAGATTGCAGCGGCTGTCTGGCCGACAATACCATGGGTGCCATCCGTGCCCTCAAGGCCGGTGCCAAGGCAGGTGTCATCTCTAAAGAGGAATGCGACCGTCAGACTGCTCTTCTAAAGGCCGCCACCGCTTTGGAGAAACAGAAGGGGATGGCGGGAAGGACATACCTGTCGCCGACCAAAGGTCCTACCAAGTACGGTGTCGCCAAACGTATCGCCAACGCACTTCGCGAAGGGAAGAAAGTGGCATTCGTAATGCTTGCCAAGAAAGAGCTGGCCTACCGTTACGCGGACATGTTCCTGGCGGCCGCCGAGGCCTGCAGGGAGCTTGGCGGCGAGGTACGTTGCTTCGCCAACCTCGATGCTGACAAGGGACTCCCGCGCATCCGCAGGTACTGCACCAACATCCTAGGCGAACTTGGTAACAGCGGTGTGACGGTGGATATCATCGGGGGCCTGGACGAGTATGCTGTAATCGGGGAGGAGATGGCCGAGAAGGTCGACGAATACCAGCCGGATCTCCGCGTGTTCCTTGATATATGCCACGCATACCCAGATCTCAGAAAAGATGACATTCTCATCACCGACCAGCCCCGTGAACTCGCCAATTATCTGGCACAGGGATTCGAGTTCTCCGTCGGTGAACCCTCCTCCCACAACATGGTCATGGGTACCGATAAAATTGTCATGTTGGAAACAGCCGAGACCTTAAGGGAGATCGCCAGGGGTGAGTGATTGAAGGGCTTCGTGATTGCCGGTACCGGGAGCGGTGTGGGGAAGACCTCCATCGCTACAGGTCTGATGTCAGCCCTATCGAGGAAATACAAGGTACAGGCCTTCAAGGCCGGACCTGATTTCATCGATCCGATGTACCATACGGCAGCCACGGGCCGTCCTTCCAGGAATCTCGATTCTTTTATGATGGATGAGGGGCGCATACGCAACCTGGTCGGTTATTCTTCCAAGGATGCAGACTTGTGCATAGTGGAAGGCGTCCGCGGATTGTACGAAGGATTCTCGGGGGACGGCGACATCGGTTCAACCGCATATCTGGCGAAGACCCTCGGGCTGCCGGTCGTGCTGGTGGTCAACGCCGGTTCGCTGACACGTTCCGCAGCAGCCATCATCAACGGATTCCGTGATTTCGATCCTGATGTGAAGATCGCGGGAGTAATCCTCAACAAGGTCTCCGGGAGTCAGCATTCCGAAAAGTTGGATCTTGCAATGAGGACGTACTGCAAGGGCGTCAAACTGCTCGGCAAGATACGCAAAGACTCCGATAACACCTTGGAACAGAGGTATCTGGGTCTAGCAACTCTTCACAATTACGACCAAGGTAACATCGTTCCTTTGGAACGTCTCGTGGACACGGTAGATCTCGATATGCTGGTGGACATCGCCGAATCGTTCCAGACCGAGCTGCCGGATTCTTCCCCCTATGTATCACGCAAATCAGGACTCAGGGCAGCGGTTCCCTACGATGATGCCTATTGTTTCCTTTACAGGGAGAATGTAGAATGCATGCAGGCGTCAGGAATAGATGTGAAGTTCTTCAGCCCTGTCAAGGGTGACTCCCTTCCCGACGCGGATATGGCATACCTGTGCGGCGGGTATCCCGAACTTTTCGCCGATAAGATTTCCGACAACAAGGACTATCTGGAAGGCTTGAAACAGATGTCCGATGAAGGGAAGCCGATTCTCGGCGAATGCGGAGGCATGATGACCTTATGCAAGGACATGAAGGTAAAGTCCGGGGGGACCTACAGGATGGTAGGTTGTTTCGATGCCACCGCGGATATGGTGGGGAAAAGGCATGGGCCGACCTATGTCATCGCCGATGCGACCCCTGATAATCCTTTGTTCAGCGGTACCGTGAAAGGTCACGAGTATCATTACTCGGAGGTGCAGGCCGGGGATTCCGAATTCTGTTTCTCGGTCAGGCGCGGTCAGGGAATATCCGGGAAGATGGATGGTATGTTCAGGAACCGCACCGTCGGTACCTATCTGCATCAGCATGCCCTCTCCCACGAGGATTGGGCGAAGGGATTCGTCGATTCCTGTCAGTGACGGTTAATCCCTGGGCCGGAAACGATACAAAGATTTGAACCCGGCCGGAGGTTCTCCGGCCGGTAAAATGTTCATTGCTGGTTCTTTCTGCAGACCAGTACGGGACAGTAAGCGGACCTGACGACTTTCTCGGCTACGGAACCGATGACTGCCCTCTTGGCATTAGTCCTTCCGAGGGATCCGCACACGCAGAGGTCGTGGTTAGCAGATTCCTCCGCAATCATGTCTGCTGGGTGGCCCTGCAGAATCTTGGTGGTCACCTTGATCCCTGCTGCAGTACCGAGCTCTACCGCTTTTCTGAAGGCTTCTGCCGAAGCTTCCTTCGCGGCCCCGGCGATGTTTTCGGAGGTGTCAAGGGCACCAGCCAGTCCGCTGAGGTTGCTGGGGTCGAGAACGAAGAGCACCGTGAGGGCAGCATTGTTCTTCTTGGCGATGTTGACCGCGTTCTTCACTGCGAATTCGCTGTTCTCGCTTCCGTCGGTAGCGACCAGGACACTCCTGTACATCGAGGGCATGTCGGCGGGATGTTCGGGAAGCGCGGCAGGGCGGGGAGCAGAAGAAGTGCCAGACGTTTTCCTTGCACTGCTTATGAATACCGCCACCGCAACGATGAGGCCCAATACACCCATGGCAAGGTAGGAGTTGCAGTAGCTTCCCATGACCGCTAAGACAGGGGTGAAAACCAGGGTGGTGATGAAATTGGAGAGGTTCAGGAACACGGAATAGCCGCCCATGACTTTTCCTGAGGTCTTGACCGTGGAGAGCATAGAGAGCCTTGCGATGACTGTGGGCATCAGAAGACCCAGCGAGCATCCCATGACGATCATGCTGACGAAGGTCAGCGGGAGGAAGGGGATATAGAGCATGATCAGGCTCGCACCCATCATGAGGAAGGCACAGGTGAATGCCATACCGTCGGTCAGCTTGGTGGCTCTGCGCGTGTACAGGATACTGAATACGGCCTGGGCCACACCCATGAGTCCGAGCAGGATACCCATCATGACATAGGGCTGATCCATTTCTGCGATGTAGTACGAGAAGTTCATCGGGACGGTGAACATCAGGAACATCTCGAGGAAGACCATCGCATAGCAGAACAGGATCTTCTTCCTGCCTCCGTTGTCGGCGGGAGTATCCTGCAGAGGCATGGACTGCGAAGGGTCCCTCACGATTTTAGACGGGTCCCGGACCGAGAGTATTCCGAAGATGAAGATGGGAATACCGATGAGGTAGATCAGGAAGGGATAGTTCCACCCCACATCTGCGAGGGAACCGCCCAGGGTCTCAAGGACCAGGGTTCCAACACCGATGGCTGCGGCCTGGTAACCTATGACCTTCGCGCGCTGCATTCCTGCATA
The sequence above is a segment of the methanogenic archaeon ISO4-H5 genome. Coding sequences within it:
- a CDS encoding cobalamin biosynthesis protein CbiX, translating into MTKGIIIVGYGTRTGNLTEILEKQAARLRARGIRNVYTAYFRVSSPTIQEAVSKAVADGCNDILAIPYYIAEGRLTYELIPSKLGLDTGSSRGTALIDGKEVRIRMATAFNAAPALTDILVDCIADNGGDMDTGILILGHGSRDLTSSNEEIISLNARRLRSIGYRHVAHSFNEFVEPTIAEALEALAGEGVSRIITVPLFIANGVHLGEEIPEQLGIPAYSEGGEIEVGGRKISLVYTKPVEANPRLTDIIVTKAREFLGE
- a CDS encoding cell wall biosynthesis protein Mur ligase family, with the protein product MKILVLDTVHGAAAICEGYLAKGYEVTAVDVYHITPDAELGRLAALGVRIAPEAPAERFDIITMPCHCPDAFMGKATCNRRMFYSESVHDLITDTRFRIEVTGVKGKTSTCYLLAHILSACGKKVFLHTSRGQGEYRDGKHFISALKSIAPPSLLCLPEGDYDAMVCEISLGGSGKADIACITNLVEDYGIAKNTRRARDGKKDVLCDGVNIVLPSEKGIWEVYGKPLRLESAHISPAGPAVLGAQFPLKVRYLGREYDVSLRGDYLSMQYTEAMDMALEVCEAMELPAESVMAALASFSGVPGRGEVKVEGGVLKILDRNPGISHMSVEFLLSRLKPLGVLRDAVLLVDPVSKKVCDKMDKDFISDVAAKYGVSMEILDNGEIKPEYIEGKKTVIHLIKEGYQ
- a CDS encoding methanogeneis marker protein 13 — protein: MHPRPNPIVAAMYTLRDMDVDVIVTHGPAGCCFMASRPLENAGVRVVTSALKDNDLIFGGADPLVRTAEEAIQRFHPRTMAVVGTCASTIIGDDVAAAIRRVDKGDCNLFNVDCSGCLADNTMGAIRALKAGAKAGVISKEECDRQTALLKAATALEKQKGMAGRTYLSPTKGPTKYGVAKRIANALREGKKVAFVMLAKKELAYRYADMFLAAAEACRELGGEVRCFANLDADKGLPRIRRYCTNILGELGNSGVTVDIIGGLDEYAVIGEEMAEKVDEYQPDLRVFLDICHAYPDLRKDDILITDQPRELANYLAQGFEFSVGEPSSHNMVMGTDKIVMLETAETLREIARGE
- a CDS encoding cobyrinic acid a,c-diamide synthase CbiA1, whose translation is MIAGTGSGVGKTSIATGLMSALSRKYKVQAFKAGPDFIDPMYHTAATGRPSRNLDSFMMDEGRIRNLVGYSSKDADLCIVEGVRGLYEGFSGDGDIGSTAYLAKTLGLPVVLVVNAGSLTRSAAAIINGFRDFDPDVKIAGVILNKVSGSQHSEKLDLAMRTYCKGVKLLGKIRKDSDNTLEQRYLGLATLHNYDQGNIVPLERLVDTVDLDMLVDIAESFQTELPDSSPYVSRKSGLRAAVPYDDAYCFLYRENVECMQASGIDVKFFSPVKGDSLPDADMAYLCGGYPELFADKISDNKDYLEGLKQMSDEGKPILGECGGMMTLCKDMKVKSGGTYRMVGCFDATADMVGKRHGPTYVIADATPDNPLFSGTVKGHEYHYSEVQAGDSEFCFSVRRGQGISGKMDGMFRNRTVGTYLHQHALSHEDWAKGFVDSCQ
- a CDS encoding major facilitator transporter produces the protein MHNRDKPFTPGKITLLTILLSSMVILMGAAAVAPALQPIKQHFGESEFMVSLIVSLPSLSVAITGFGVGYLADKLGKVKVFFLAMAIFTITGTASFFLANFPLILVCRFILGIGIAGISLTITALIGEYYAGMQRAKVIGYQAAAIGVGTLVLETLGGSLADVGWNYPFLIYLIGIPIFIFGILSVRDPSKIVRDPSQSMPLQDTPADNGGRKKILFCYAMVFLEMFLMFTVPMNFSYYIAEMDQPYVMMGILLGLMGVAQAVFSILYTRRATKLTDGMAFTCAFLMMGASLIMLYIPFLPLTFVSMIVMGCSLGLLMPTVIARLSMLSTVKTSGKVMGGYSVFLNLSNFITTLVFTPVLAVMGSYCNSYLAMGVLGLIVAVAVFISSARKTSGTSSAPRPAALPEHPADMPSMYRSVLVATDGSENSEFAVKNAVNIAKKNNAALTVLFVLDPSNLSGLAGALDTSENIAGAAKEASAEAFRKAVELGTAAGIKVTTKILQGHPADMIAEESANHDLCVCGSLGRTNAKRAVIGSVAEKVVRSAYCPVLVCRKNQQ